Proteins from one Enterobacter bugandensis genomic window:
- a CDS encoding pyrimidine (deoxy)nucleoside triphosphate diphosphatase yields the protein MLKTVDVVAAIIEKDDKILLAQRPAHADQPGMWEFAGGKVEAGETQPEALIRELREELGIEAQPEQYVASHQREVSQRLINLHAWHVTRFSGELTAHYHSALAWCTPEEAFSYALAPADIPLLEAFILLRDARPADSC from the coding sequence ATGCTAAAAACAGTCGATGTCGTTGCGGCCATCATCGAAAAAGACGACAAAATTTTACTGGCACAGCGCCCTGCTCACGCCGACCAGCCGGGAATGTGGGAGTTCGCTGGCGGCAAAGTGGAGGCCGGAGAAACCCAGCCTGAGGCGCTTATCCGCGAGCTGCGTGAAGAGCTGGGTATCGAGGCTCAGCCTGAGCAGTACGTGGCGAGCCATCAGCGCGAGGTATCACAGCGCTTAATCAACCTGCACGCCTGGCACGTAACCCGCTTCAGCGGAGAGTTAACGGCGCACTACCACAGCGCGTTGGCGTGGTGTACGCCGGAAGAGGCTTTCAGTTATGCGTTAGCTCCGGCGGATATTCCGCTGCTGGAGGCGTTTATTCTTTTACGCGACGCCAGACCAGCGGATTCGTGCTGA
- a CDS encoding YnjH family protein → MNRYVMAALSLMLTAGAQADRIRPDVEVNVPPEVFSSSGQRAQPCNQCCIYQDQNYSEGAVVKADGVLLQCQRDERTISTNPLVWRRVKE, encoded by the coding sequence ATGAACCGTTACGTGATGGCCGCGTTATCATTGATGTTGACCGCAGGCGCGCAGGCTGACCGCATTCGCCCGGATGTAGAAGTGAACGTGCCGCCGGAGGTGTTTAGCTCCAGCGGCCAGCGCGCGCAGCCGTGTAACCAGTGCTGCATCTACCAGGATCAAAACTATTCTGAAGGGGCCGTCGTGAAGGCGGATGGCGTGCTGCTGCAGTGCCAGCGCGATGAACGTACCATCAGCACGAATCCGCTGGTCTGGCGTCGCGTAAAAGAATAA
- the gdhA gene encoding NADP-specific glutamate dehydrogenase, producing MDQTRSLESFLAYVQQRDPHQSEFAQAVREVMTTLWPFLEENPRYRQLSLLERLVEPERVIQFRVTWVDDRNQVQVNRAWRVQFNSAIGPFKGGMRFHPSVNLSILKFLGFEQTFKNALTTLPMGGGKGGSDFDPKGKSEGEVMRFCQALMTELYRHLGPDTDVPAGDIGVGAREVGFMAGMMKKLSNNSACVFTGKGLSFGGSLIRPEATGYGLVYFTEAMLKRHGLGFEGMRVAVSGSGNVAQYAIEKAMQFGARVVTASDSKGTVVDEAGFTAEKLARLCEIKASRDGRLVDYAAEFGLTYLEGKQPWGVPVDIALPCATQNELDADAARTLISNGVKAVAEGANMPTTIEATDLFLEAGVLFAPGKAANAGGVATSGLEMAQNAARLGWKAEKVDARLHHIMLDIHHACVEYGGEASQTNYVRGANIAGFVKVADAMIGQGVI from the coding sequence ATGGATCAGACACGCTCTCTGGAAAGTTTCCTTGCCTATGTTCAGCAGCGCGACCCGCATCAAAGCGAATTTGCTCAGGCCGTTCGTGAAGTAATGACTACCCTCTGGCCGTTCCTTGAAGAAAACCCGCGCTATCGTCAACTGTCGCTGCTGGAACGTCTGGTTGAACCCGAGCGTGTGATCCAGTTCCGCGTGACCTGGGTGGATGACCGCAACCAGGTACAGGTCAACCGTGCCTGGCGCGTGCAGTTTAACTCCGCCATCGGCCCGTTTAAGGGCGGCATGCGCTTCCACCCTTCCGTGAACCTGTCGATTCTGAAATTCCTTGGCTTTGAGCAGACGTTTAAAAACGCACTCACCACCCTGCCAATGGGCGGCGGTAAAGGCGGGAGCGATTTCGACCCGAAAGGCAAAAGCGAAGGTGAAGTGATGCGTTTCTGTCAGGCGCTAATGACCGAGCTCTACCGCCACCTCGGCCCGGACACCGACGTACCGGCGGGGGATATCGGCGTGGGAGCCCGCGAAGTGGGCTTTATGGCCGGGATGATGAAAAAACTCTCCAACAACAGCGCCTGCGTCTTTACCGGCAAAGGGTTATCGTTTGGCGGCAGCCTGATCCGCCCGGAGGCGACCGGCTACGGCCTGGTTTACTTCACCGAGGCAATGCTCAAGCGTCACGGCTTAGGTTTTGAGGGGATGCGCGTGGCGGTCTCCGGCTCCGGTAACGTGGCGCAGTACGCTATCGAAAAAGCGATGCAGTTTGGTGCCCGCGTGGTGACTGCCTCCGACTCTAAAGGGACGGTAGTGGACGAAGCGGGCTTTACGGCGGAGAAGCTGGCGCGCCTGTGCGAAATCAAAGCCAGCCGCGATGGCCGACTTGTCGATTATGCCGCGGAGTTTGGCCTGACGTATCTGGAAGGCAAACAGCCGTGGGGCGTGCCGGTGGATATCGCCCTGCCGTGCGCCACGCAAAACGAACTGGACGCGGACGCCGCGCGCACGCTAATTAGCAACGGCGTGAAGGCGGTAGCGGAAGGGGCGAATATGCCGACCACTATCGAGGCAACGGATCTGTTCCTGGAGGCGGGCGTGCTGTTTGCGCCAGGCAAGGCGGCGAACGCGGGCGGCGTGGCGACCTCCGGCCTGGAGATGGCGCAAAACGCGGCGCGGCTCGGCTGGAAGGCGGAGAAAGTGGATGCCCGTTTGCACCACATCATGCTGGATATTCACCATGCCTGCGTCGAGTACGGCGGCGAGGCATCGCAAACCAACTACGTGCGCGGGGCGAATATCGCCGGGTTCGTGAAGGTGGCGGATGCGATGATTGGGCAGGGTGTGATTTAA